The Staphylococcus sp. KG4-3 genome has a window encoding:
- a CDS encoding YerC/YecD family TrpR-related protein, with the protein MQIEKLKGKALDELFDAILTLENREECYQFFDDLCTVNEIQSLSQRLQVAKMIKQGYTYATIEQESGASTATISRVKRSLQWGNDAYTMILERMNIETAD; encoded by the coding sequence ATGCAAATAGAAAAACTAAAAGGGAAAGCATTAGATGAATTGTTTGATGCTATTTTAACACTAGAAAATAGAGAAGAATGTTATCAGTTCTTTGATGATTTATGTACTGTTAATGAAATTCAGTCATTATCACAGCGGTTACAAGTAGCAAAAATGATTAAACAAGGCTATACGTATGCAACCATTGAACAAGAGTCTGGTGCATCAACTGCAACTATTTCACGTGTGAAAAGATCATTACAATGGGGTAATGATGCTTATACGATGATTCTAGAGCGCATGAACATAGAAACGGCCGATTAA
- the purB gene encoding adenylosuccinate lyase has protein sequence MIERYSREEMSNIWTDQNRYEAWLEVEILACEAWSKLGDIPAEDVKKIRQNAKVDVTRAQEIEQETRHDVVAFTRQVSETLGEERKWVHYGLTSTDVVDTALSYVIKQANDIIEKDLERFIEVLAKKAKDYKYTLMMGRTHGVHAEPTTFGVKMALWYTEMKRNLERFKRVREEIEVGKMSGAVGTFANIPPEIEAYVCEHLGLDAAPVSTQTLQRDRHAYYIATLALISTSMEKFAVEIRNLQKTETREVEEAFAKGQKGSSAMPHKRNPIGSENITGIARVIRGYVTTAYENVPLWHERDISHSSAERIMLPDVTIALDYGLNRFTNIVERLTVFEDNMLDNIDKTFGLIYSQRVLLALINKGLAREAAYDKVQPKAMESWETKTPFRTLIEQDESITELLTKEDLDECFNPKHHLNQVDTIFQRAGLE, from the coding sequence ATGATTGAACGTTATTCTAGAGAAGAAATGTCTAATATTTGGACTGATCAAAACCGCTATGAGGCGTGGTTAGAGGTAGAAATCCTTGCGTGTGAAGCATGGAGTAAATTAGGAGATATACCTGCAGAAGATGTTAAAAAAATACGTCAAAATGCTAAGGTTGATGTGACGCGTGCACAAGAAATCGAACAAGAAACACGTCATGATGTTGTTGCATTTACAAGACAAGTATCAGAAACGCTTGGCGAAGAACGTAAATGGGTACACTATGGTTTGACATCAACAGATGTTGTAGACACTGCGTTAAGTTATGTTATTAAACAAGCAAACGATATTATTGAAAAAGATTTAGAACGTTTTATTGAAGTATTAGCGAAAAAAGCAAAAGACTATAAATATACATTAATGATGGGACGTACACATGGCGTACATGCTGAACCAACAACATTTGGTGTTAAGATGGCACTATGGTACACAGAAATGAAACGTAATTTAGAACGTTTTAAACGTGTAAGAGAAGAAATAGAAGTTGGTAAAATGAGTGGTGCAGTAGGTACTTTTGCAAATATTCCACCTGAAATTGAAGCATATGTTTGTGAACATTTAGGACTAGACGCAGCCCCAGTTTCAACACAAACATTACAACGTGATCGACATGCTTATTATATTGCGACACTTGCTTTAATTAGTACATCAATGGAAAAATTCGCTGTAGAAATACGTAACTTGCAAAAAACTGAAACGCGTGAAGTTGAAGAAGCATTCGCGAAAGGTCAAAAAGGATCTTCTGCAATGCCACATAAACGTAATCCAATTGGTTCAGAAAACATTACTGGTATCGCACGTGTAATTAGAGGTTACGTAACAACTGCATATGAGAACGTGCCATTGTGGCATGAACGTGATATCTCACATTCATCTGCTGAACGAATCATGTTGCCAGATGTTACAATTGCATTAGATTATGGATTGAATCGTTTCACTAATATTGTAGAAAGATTAACAGTATTTGAAGATAATATGCTTGATAATATCGATAAAACATTTGGTTTAATTTATTCACAACGAGTATTACTTGCTTTAATAAATAAAGGTTTGGCTCGTGAAGCTGCATATGATAAAGTACAACCAAAGGCAATGGAATCTTGGGAAACAAAGACACCGTTTAGAACTTTAATTGAACAAGATGAGTCAATTACAGAGTTATTGACTAAAGAAGATTTAGATGAATGTTTCAATCCTAAACACCATTTAAACCAAGTAGATACAATTTTCCAAAGAGCCGGTTTAGAATAA
- a CDS encoding heptaprenylglyceryl phosphate synthase, with the protein MNEIKKWKHIFKLDPAKPISDEDLGLICRSGTDAIMIGGTDNVTEDNVSHLMKKVNTHSVPLIFEFSNLESIVPGFDLYFIPTVLNSMDVKFHNGMLLEALKNYGYLIDFEEIVFEGYVVLNPDCKVAKLTQANTQITTEDIEAYAQMINDIYKLPVMYIEYSGVYGEVDMVEAAAYSLSNTQLFYGGGISDYEEAEAMASVADTIIVGNIIYEDINKALKTVKIKETHK; encoded by the coding sequence ATGAATGAGATTAAAAAGTGGAAACATATTTTTAAATTAGATCCTGCAAAGCCAATTAGTGACGAGGATTTAGGGTTAATTTGTAGGTCTGGAACCGATGCTATTATGATAGGTGGTACAGATAATGTTACCGAAGATAACGTTTCACACTTAATGAAAAAAGTTAATACTCATTCCGTACCGTTAATATTTGAATTTTCAAATTTAGAGAGTATCGTGCCAGGGTTTGATTTATATTTTATACCTACAGTGTTAAATAGCATGGATGTAAAGTTTCATAATGGTATGCTCTTAGAAGCACTGAAAAATTATGGGTATTTAATCGATTTTGAAGAAATAGTATTCGAAGGTTATGTTGTACTAAACCCCGATTGTAAAGTGGCAAAATTAACACAAGCTAACACACAAATAACAACAGAAGATATTGAAGCATATGCACAAATGATTAATGATATTTATAAATTACCGGTTATGTATATTGAATATAGTGGTGTTTATGGAGAAGTTGATATGGTAGAAGCAGCAGCTTATTCATTATCTAATACACAATTATTTTATGGTGGTGGTATTAGTGATTATGAAGAAGCAGAGGCAATGGCTTCTGTGGCTGATACAATCATCGTCGGCAACATTATTTATGAAGATATAAATAAAGCACTAAAAACAGTTAAGATAAAGGAGACACATAAATGA
- the pcrA gene encoding DNA helicase PcrA: MNALVNKMNDEQSQAVRTTEGPLLIMAGAGSGKTRVLTHRIAYLLDEKGVSPYNVLAITFTNKAAKEMKERVQTLVGEQAEVIWMSTFHSMCVRILRRDADRIGIERNFTIIDPTDQKSVIKDVLKNENIDSKKFEPRMFIGAISNLKNELKTPEDAQKEANDYHTQMVATVYKGYQRQLSRNEALDFDDLIMVTIRLFERVPEVLDYYQNKFQYIHVDEYQDTNKAQYTLVKLLASKFKNLCVVGDSDQSIYGWRGADIQNILSFEEDYPEAKTIFLEQNYRSTKNILNAANEVIKNNSERKPKGLWTGNTDGDKIHYYEATTERDEAEYVVREIMKHQRNGKKYQDMAILYRTNAQSRVLEETFMKSNIPYTMVGGQKFYDRKEIKDLLSYLRIIANSNDDISLRRVINIPKRGIGPSSVDKIQAYAVQNDLSMFDALAEVDFIGLSKKVTQECITFYDTMQNIIKQQEFLEITEIVNEVLEKSGYREMLEREQTLESRSRLENIDEFMSVPKDYEENTPLEEQSLINFLTDLSLVADIDEAQIENGITLMTMHSAKGLEFPIVFIMGMEESLFPHIRAIKSDDEHEMQEERRICYVAITRAEETLYLTHATSRMLFGRPQSNMASRFLREIPEDLLENESKRKSTSQSQGNRFQSATKQPAKRAHSQKTTASRKAQATTNWNVGDKVMHKSWGEGMVSNVKEKNGSVELDIIFKSEGPKRLLAQFAPIEKKGE, from the coding sequence ATGAATGCATTAGTTAATAAAATGAATGATGAGCAAAGCCAGGCAGTACGTACAACAGAGGGCCCATTACTTATAATGGCAGGCGCGGGTTCAGGTAAAACGCGTGTCTTAACACACCGTATTGCTTATTTGTTAGATGAAAAGGGAGTGTCTCCGTATAATGTTTTAGCGATTACTTTTACAAATAAAGCAGCTAAGGAAATGAAAGAACGTGTCCAAACTTTAGTTGGTGAACAAGCTGAAGTTATTTGGATGTCAACGTTCCACTCAATGTGTGTGAGAATTCTTAGAAGAGACGCGGATCGTATTGGTATTGAAAGAAACTTTACAATTATTGATCCAACTGACCAAAAATCAGTTATTAAAGATGTTTTAAAAAATGAAAATATAGATAGTAAAAAATTTGAACCTAGAATGTTTATAGGCGCAATTAGTAATTTGAAAAATGAATTAAAGACACCTGAGGATGCGCAAAAAGAAGCAAATGACTATCATACGCAAATGGTTGCGACTGTATATAAAGGTTATCAACGTCAACTTTCAAGAAATGAAGCACTAGACTTTGATGATTTAATTATGGTGACAATTCGATTATTTGAGCGTGTTCCAGAAGTATTAGATTATTATCAAAACAAATTCCAATACATCCATGTGGATGAGTATCAAGATACGAATAAAGCGCAATATACATTAGTGAAATTATTAGCATCAAAATTCAAAAATTTATGTGTAGTGGGAGATTCTGATCAATCAATTTACGGTTGGCGTGGGGCAGACATCCAAAACATCTTGTCATTTGAAGAAGATTATCCTGAAGCAAAAACAATTTTCTTAGAACAAAATTATCGTTCTACTAAAAATATATTAAATGCAGCGAATGAAGTTATTAAAAATAATTCAGAGCGTAAACCTAAGGGGTTATGGACAGGCAATACAGATGGAGATAAAATTCATTACTACGAAGCAACAACTGAACGCGATGAAGCAGAATATGTTGTACGTGAAATCATGAAGCATCAACGAAATGGTAAGAAATATCAAGATATGGCAATACTATATCGTACCAATGCACAATCACGTGTTTTGGAAGAAACTTTTATGAAATCTAATATCCCTTATACTATGGTCGGGGGCCAAAAGTTCTACGATAGAAAAGAAATTAAAGATTTATTAAGTTACTTAAGAATAATTGCAAACAGTAATGACGATATTAGCTTACGTCGTGTTATCAATATTCCAAAACGTGGTATTGGTCCATCTTCAGTAGATAAAATTCAAGCTTATGCCGTACAAAATGATTTGAGCATGTTTGATGCATTAGCAGAAGTTGATTTTATAGGTTTATCTAAAAAAGTAACACAAGAATGCATAACTTTTTATGATACGATGCAAAACATCATCAAACAGCAAGAATTTTTAGAAATTACAGAGATTGTAAATGAAGTATTAGAGAAATCAGGTTATCGTGAAATGTTAGAGCGTGAACAAACATTAGAATCTAGAAGTAGATTAGAAAATATTGATGAGTTCATGTCTGTGCCAAAAGATTATGAAGAAAATACTCCGTTAGAAGAACAATCTTTGATAAATTTCCTTACTGACTTATCATTAGTTGCTGATATAGATGAAGCACAAATTGAAAATGGTATAACGTTGATGACAATGCATTCGGCTAAAGGTTTAGAATTCCCGATTGTTTTTATAATGGGGATGGAAGAATCGCTATTCCCACATATTAGAGCGATTAAAAGTGATGATGAACATGAAATGCAAGAAGAAAGACGTATTTGTTATGTGGCTATTACACGTGCAGAAGAAACATTATACTTAACACATGCTACATCTAGAATGTTATTTGGTAGACCGCAGTCTAATATGGCATCTAGATTCTTAAGAGAAATTCCTGAAGATTTATTAGAAAATGAGTCTAAGCGTAAGTCTACATCTCAAAGTCAAGGAAATCGTTTCCAATCAGCTACGAAACAACCCGCTAAAAGAGCACATAGCCAAAAAACTACTGCTTCAAGAAAAGCTCAAGCAACAACTAATTGGAATGTTGGCGATAAAGTGATGCATAAATCTTGGGGTGAGGGTATGGTTAGTAATGTGAAAGAAAAAAATGGTTCGGTAGAATTAGATATTATCTTTAAATCAGAAGGACCAAAACGTTTACTAGCACAATTCGCACCAATTGAGAAGAAGGGGGAGTAA
- a CDS encoding M15 family metallopeptidase, which translates to MFKKLLFGLIIIILLLGLIFGIVLAVFSNSYTPTKSSIVKPTNALPIINKTQGVTRVNGHVIVNKKYKLPPQYHPGEDKIAKQNFNKLLAKGETDQLDLKFSSGYRSYSEQQKVVKEYEKKDGEKVAHQYTAKPGHSEHQTGLAFDVGTNKPLDDFHKDFEKTKEGHWIAQNASDYGFIIRYPKGQSHETGYAYEAWHLRYVGKPLAKIIDEQDTNLESYYRLNEK; encoded by the coding sequence ATGTTTAAAAAATTGTTATTTGGTTTGATAATAATAATATTATTATTAGGCCTTATATTTGGAATTGTTTTGGCAGTATTTTCGAATTCATACACACCAACTAAATCGAGTATTGTAAAACCTACCAATGCCTTGCCAATCATTAATAAAACACAAGGAGTTACACGTGTTAATGGTCATGTAATTGTAAATAAAAAATATAAACTCCCTCCACAATACCATCCAGGTGAAGATAAAATAGCGAAACAAAATTTTAATAAATTATTAGCTAAAGGTGAAACAGATCAATTAGATTTAAAATTTTCTAGCGGTTATCGAAGTTATAGTGAACAACAAAAAGTAGTGAAAGAATATGAGAAAAAAGATGGTGAAAAAGTTGCACATCAATATACTGCAAAACCTGGGCACTCAGAACATCAAACAGGTCTTGCATTTGATGTTGGTACCAATAAACCGTTAGATGACTTTCATAAAGATTTTGAGAAAACTAAAGAAGGTCATTGGATAGCACAAAATGCATCAGACTATGGCTTTATTATTAGATACCCAAAAGGTCAATCACATGAAACAGGTTATGCATATGAGGCATGGCATCTTCGTTATGTTGGTAAACCGCTTGCCAAAATTATTGATGAACAAGATACTAATTTAGAAAGTTACTATCGTTTAAATGAAAAATGA
- a CDS encoding NETI motif-containing protein: MKKQQKFKVEENETIQDCLQRMRDAGYTPVKRFEKPLYKENEDGTFEVYKQEIEFVGKILQ, translated from the coding sequence ATGAAAAAACAGCAAAAATTTAAAGTAGAAGAAAATGAAACAATTCAAGATTGTTTGCAACGCATGCGTGATGCAGGGTACACACCTGTGAAGCGCTTTGAAAAACCACTTTATAAAGAGAATGAAGATGGAACTTTTGAAGTGTATAAGCAAGAAATAGAATTCGTTGGTAAAATTTTACAATAA